A stretch of the Streptomyces ortus genome encodes the following:
- a CDS encoding alpha-1,4-glucan--maltose-1-phosphate maltosyltransferase, producing MTENPAGGHVPPVGRTTVVPIGRVPVVDVRPAVDRGNRPAKAVVGETFQVTATLFGEGHDVVGANVVLRGPDGRTGPWTPLRELAPGTDRWGADVTPTAVGEWTYWVEAWSDPVSAWRRSARIKIPAGLDVGLVLEEGAALYERAASGVPHDAGRAAVLTAANALRDDSRPPSARLAAALTPDVDAALADHPLRERITRSAALPLLVERERALFGSWYEFFPRSEGAEVEPGKPPVSGTFKTAARRLPAIAAMGFDVVYLPPIHPIGTTFRKGPNNNLSAHREDVGVPWAIGSPEGGHDAVHPDLGTIDDFDAFVRTATALKLEVALDFALQCSPDHPWVEKHPEWFQHRADGTIAYAENPPKKYQDIYPIAFDEDMPGLIEETLGILRFWMGHGVRIFRVDNPHTKPVMFWEEVIGEINRTDPDVIFLAEAFTRPAMMHTLGAIGFQQSYTYFTWRNTKEELTEYLTELSGDAAAHMRPNFFVNTPDILTEFLQHGGRPAFEIRAVLAATLSPTWGMYAGYELCENTAARAGTEDYLDSEKYQLRPRDWESAERAGTSLAPLIGSLNRIRRAHPALRRLRNLHFHRADNDAVIAYSKREGTDTVLVVVNLDPHHTQEATVSLDMPRLGLDWHDSLPVRDELSGEIYPWGRTNYVRLTPGDRAAHVLTVLRPSSPPTGGSPT from the coding sequence GTCGTGCTGCGCGGCCCCGACGGGCGCACCGGCCCGTGGACTCCCCTGCGGGAACTGGCCCCCGGTACGGACCGCTGGGGCGCCGACGTCACGCCCACGGCCGTGGGCGAGTGGACCTACTGGGTGGAGGCGTGGTCGGACCCCGTCTCCGCCTGGCGCCGGTCGGCCCGCATAAAGATCCCGGCCGGCCTCGACGTGGGCCTGGTCCTGGAGGAGGGTGCCGCGTTGTACGAGCGGGCCGCCTCCGGAGTGCCGCACGACGCCGGCCGCGCCGCGGTCCTGACCGCCGCGAACGCCCTGCGCGACGATTCCCGGCCCCCGTCCGCCCGTCTCGCCGCCGCCCTGACCCCGGACGTGGACGCGGCACTCGCCGACCACCCGCTGCGGGAACGGATCACCCGGTCGGCCGCGCTCCCCCTGTTGGTGGAACGGGAGCGGGCTCTTTTCGGTTCCTGGTACGAGTTCTTCCCGCGCTCTGAGGGCGCGGAGGTCGAGCCCGGAAAGCCACCGGTCAGCGGTACGTTCAAGACGGCGGCCCGGCGGCTGCCCGCGATCGCCGCCATGGGTTTCGACGTCGTCTACCTGCCGCCGATCCACCCCATCGGCACGACCTTCCGGAAAGGCCCCAACAACAACCTCTCGGCACATCGCGAGGATGTCGGGGTGCCGTGGGCGATCGGCTCACCGGAGGGCGGGCACGACGCCGTCCACCCCGACCTCGGCACGATCGACGACTTCGACGCGTTCGTGCGCACCGCGACCGCTCTGAAACTCGAAGTCGCCCTTGATTTCGCCCTCCAGTGCTCCCCGGACCACCCGTGGGTGGAGAAGCACCCGGAATGGTTCCAGCACCGGGCGGACGGCACGATCGCATACGCGGAGAACCCGCCGAAGAAGTACCAGGACATCTATCCGATCGCCTTCGACGAGGACATGCCGGGCCTGATCGAGGAAACACTCGGCATTCTGCGGTTCTGGATGGGCCACGGGGTGCGGATCTTCCGCGTGGACAATCCGCATACGAAACCGGTCATGTTCTGGGAGGAAGTGATCGGGGAGATCAATCGCACCGATCCCGATGTGATCTTCCTGGCCGAGGCGTTCACCCGCCCGGCGATGATGCACACGCTCGGCGCGATCGGTTTCCAGCAGTCCTACACCTATTTCACCTGGCGCAACACCAAAGAGGAACTCACCGAATACCTCACCGAACTCTCCGGTGACGCCGCCGCCCACATGCGGCCCAACTTCTTCGTCAACACCCCCGACATCCTCACGGAGTTCCTGCAGCACGGCGGCCGGCCCGCTTTCGAGATCCGGGCCGTACTGGCGGCGACACTCTCGCCCACCTGGGGGATGTACGCGGGATACGAGCTGTGCGAGAACACCGCGGCGAGGGCCGGCACCGAGGACTATCTCGACTCGGAGAAATACCAGCTCCGGCCACGGGACTGGGAATCAGCCGAACGGGCGGGCACCTCCCTCGCTCCGCTCATCGGTTCGCTGAACAGGATCCGGCGGGCCCACCCCGCGCTGCGCCGGCTCCGCAACCTCCACTTCCACCGGGCCGACAACGACGCCGTGATCGCGTACAGCAAACGCGAGGGCACCGACACGGTTCTGGTGGTCGTGAACCTCGACCCCCACCACACCCAGGAAGCCACGGTCTCGTTGGACATGCCACGACTCGGCCTCGACTGGCACGACTCACTCCCGGTGCGCGACGAGCTCTCCGGCGAGATCTACCCCTGGGGCAGGACCAACTACGTACGCCTGACGCCCGGCGACCGGGCCGCACACGTACTGACCGTCCTGCGACCGTCCTCACCGCCCACCGGAGGGTCACCCACATGA
- the treS gene encoding maltose alpha-D-glucosyltransferase, producing the protein MTVNEPVEDKFEDTPAKDRDPEWFKRAVFYEVLVRSFQDSNGDGIGDLKGLTAKLDYLQWLGVDCLWLPPFFKSPLRDGGYDVSDYTAVLPEFGDLADFVEFVDAAHQRGMRVIIDFVMNHTSDQHPWFQASRNDPTGPYGDYYMWADDDQQYADARIIFVDTEASNWTFDPIRKQYYFHRFFSHQPDLNFENPAVVEEIISALRFWLDLGIDGFRLDAVPYLFAEEGTDCENLPATHQILKQVRAEIDAHYPDTVLLAEANQWPEDVVDYFGDYTAGGDECHMAFHFPVMPRIFMAVRRESRYPVSEILAKTPAIPSGCQWGIFLRNHDELTLEMVTDEERDYMYAEYAKDPRMRANIGIRRRLATLLDNDRNQIELFTALLLSLPGSPILYYGDEIGMGDNIWLGDRDAVRTPMQWTPDRNAGFSSCDPGRLYLPTIMDPVHGYQVTNVEASMSNPSSLLHWTRRMIEIRKQNPAFGLGTYTELPSSNPAVIAFLREYKDDLVLCVHNFSRFAQPTELDLQTFNGRHPVELIGGVRFPAIGELPYLLTLAGHGFYWFRLRKDATPLTGRRLTVCS; encoded by the coding sequence ATGACCGTCAACGAACCCGTCGAAGACAAGTTCGAAGACACCCCCGCCAAGGACCGCGACCCCGAATGGTTCAAACGCGCCGTCTTCTACGAAGTCCTCGTCCGCTCCTTCCAGGACAGCAACGGCGACGGCATCGGCGACCTCAAAGGCCTCACCGCCAAACTCGACTACCTCCAATGGCTCGGCGTCGACTGCCTCTGGCTGCCCCCCTTCTTCAAATCCCCCCTCCGCGACGGCGGCTACGACGTCTCCGACTACACCGCCGTCCTCCCCGAATTCGGCGACCTCGCCGACTTCGTCGAATTCGTCGACGCCGCCCACCAACGCGGCATGCGCGTCATCATCGACTTCGTCATGAACCACACCAGCGACCAGCACCCCTGGTTCCAGGCCTCCCGCAACGACCCCACCGGCCCCTACGGCGACTACTACATGTGGGCCGACGACGACCAGCAATACGCCGACGCCCGCATCATCTTCGTCGACACCGAAGCCTCCAACTGGACCTTCGACCCCATCCGCAAGCAGTACTACTTCCACCGCTTCTTCTCCCACCAACCCGACCTCAACTTCGAAAACCCCGCCGTCGTCGAAGAAATCATCTCCGCCCTCCGCTTCTGGCTCGACCTCGGCATCGACGGCTTCCGCCTCGACGCCGTCCCCTACCTCTTCGCCGAAGAGGGCACCGACTGCGAAAACCTCCCCGCCACCCACCAGATCCTCAAACAAGTCCGCGCCGAAATCGACGCCCACTACCCCGACACCGTCCTCCTCGCCGAAGCCAACCAATGGCCCGAAGACGTCGTCGACTACTTCGGCGACTACACCGCCGGCGGCGACGAATGCCACATGGCATTCCACTTCCCCGTCATGCCCCGCATCTTCATGGCCGTCCGCCGCGAATCCCGCTACCCCGTATCAGAAATCCTCGCGAAAACCCCCGCCATCCCCTCCGGCTGCCAATGGGGCATCTTCCTCCGCAACCACGACGAGCTCACCCTCGAAATGGTCACCGACGAAGAACGCGACTACATGTACGCCGAATACGCCAAAGACCCCCGCATGCGCGCCAACATCGGCATCCGCCGCCGCCTGGCCACCCTCCTCGACAACGACCGCAACCAGATCGAACTCTTCACCGCACTCCTGCTCTCCCTGCCCGGCTCACCGATCCTCTACTACGGCGACGAGATCGGCATGGGCGACAACATCTGGCTCGGCGACCGCGACGCCGTACGCACCCCCATGCAGTGGACCCCCGACCGCAACGCCGGCTTCTCCTCCTGCGACCCCGGACGCCTCTACCTCCCCACGATCATGGACCCCGTCCACGGCTACCAGGTCACCAACGTCGAAGCCTCCATGAGCAACCCCTCCAGCCTGCTCCACTGGACCCGCCGCATGATCGAAATCCGCAAACAGAACCCCGCCTTCGGCCTGGGCACCTACACCGAACTCCCCTCCTCCAACCCCGCCGTCATCGCCTTCCTGCGCGAATACAAGGACGACCTCGTCCTGTGCGTCCACAACTTCTCCCGCTTCGCCCAGCCCACCGAACTCGACCTCCAGACCTTCAACGGACGCCACCCCGTCGAACTCATCGGCGGCGTCCGCTTCCCCGCCATCGGCGAACTCCCCTACCTCCTCACCCTCGCCGGCCACGGCTTCTACTGGTTCCGCCTCCGCAAGGACGCCACTCCACTCACCGGTCGCCGATTGACGGTGTGCTCCTGA
- a CDS encoding maltokinase N-terminal cap-like domain-containing protein, which produces MRKVVAPRPSGHSPAHLLTSLADLLQAWLPEQRWFAGRGRRVTDLSLLSVTELHPACLHLLVGTGDGSSPSRPGDCYQLLLGVGEVLPPRLEHARIGRASRGPLAGLTVYDALQEPRSADLLLERLRTPGTAGPLRFERDAKVAIPAGLTPRLLDAEQSNTSLVYGDAYILKIFRRVRPGINPDLEVPWALARQGCTRVPAPVAWFRTSEPQPATLGVLQPFLPDAVDGWTLALGALTAGRDFRDEAYELGRATAEVHLALAAAFALGAPTADGNGRLAAAMIERLDTTSRSVPQLLPYVAGLRGAFDELAALDSGRPVQRIHGDLHLGQVLWSKERWSVIDFEGEPARPIAERRQPQSPVRDVAGMLRSFDYAARSRRPWRPEWALRCRDAYCAGYAVQARWDPRAQRELLRAHETDRAVYEALYEARHRPDWLPVPMAAIARLAEHAPSPSGGPHTPVPSFHSFHSAQGG; this is translated from the coding sequence ATGCGCAAGGTCGTAGCACCCCGCCCCAGCGGCCACAGTCCTGCCCACCTGCTGACATCGCTCGCCGACCTGCTCCAGGCGTGGCTGCCCGAGCAACGCTGGTTCGCGGGCAGGGGCAGACGGGTCACGGACCTCTCCCTGCTCTCGGTGACCGAGCTGCATCCGGCGTGCCTGCACCTCCTGGTCGGCACCGGGGACGGTTCCTCGCCGTCCCGGCCCGGGGACTGCTACCAACTGCTCCTCGGGGTCGGGGAGGTCCTGCCTCCCCGGCTGGAGCACGCGCGCATCGGACGCGCGAGCCGCGGGCCGCTGGCCGGTCTGACCGTGTACGACGCCCTCCAGGAACCGCGGTCGGCGGACCTGCTCCTGGAGCGGCTGCGCACGCCGGGCACGGCGGGCCCGCTGCGGTTCGAGCGGGACGCGAAGGTGGCGATCCCCGCCGGTCTGACACCGCGTCTCCTCGACGCCGAGCAGTCCAACACCAGCCTGGTGTACGGGGACGCGTACATCCTCAAGATCTTCCGGCGGGTCCGGCCCGGCATCAACCCGGACCTGGAGGTGCCCTGGGCCCTGGCCCGCCAGGGCTGCACGCGGGTACCGGCCCCCGTGGCGTGGTTCCGTACCTCGGAGCCGCAGCCCGCGACGCTCGGCGTGCTCCAGCCGTTCCTGCCGGACGCCGTCGACGGCTGGACCCTGGCACTCGGAGCGCTCACCGCGGGCCGGGACTTCCGGGACGAGGCGTACGAGCTGGGGCGCGCGACCGCCGAGGTGCACCTCGCGCTGGCCGCCGCGTTCGCCCTCGGCGCGCCGACCGCGGACGGGAACGGACGACTCGCGGCGGCCATGATCGAGCGCCTGGACACGACGAGCCGTTCGGTGCCGCAGCTGCTGCCGTACGTGGCCGGGCTGCGGGGCGCCTTCGACGAGCTGGCCGCCCTCGACTCGGGTCGTCCGGTGCAGCGGATCCACGGCGATCTGCACCTCGGTCAGGTGCTGTGGTCCAAGGAACGCTGGTCCGTCATCGACTTCGAGGGCGAGCCGGCCCGGCCCATCGCCGAACGCCGGCAGCCGCAGTCCCCCGTACGCGATGTCGCGGGCATGCTGCGGTCCTTCGACTACGCCGCCCGCAGCCGCCGTCCGTGGCGTCCGGAGTGGGCACTCCGCTGCCGTGACGCCTACTGCGCCGGTTACGCCGTACAGGCGCGGTGGGATCCGCGTGCGCAGCGCGAGCTGCTGCGGGCGCACGAGACCGACCGGGCCGTGTACGAGGCCCTGTACGAGGCACGGCACCGGCCCGACTGGCTGCCCGTGCCGATGGCGGCGATCGCCCGGCTCGCCGAGCACGCCCCGTCCCCGTCCGGCGGTCCGCACACGCCGGTCCCTTCCTTCCATTCCTTCCACAGCGCTCAAGGAGGCTGA
- the glgB gene encoding 1,4-alpha-glucan branching enzyme, which translates to MEVADRERLLSGTHHDPHALLGAHPVAEGVMVRALRPFAESVAVALPDGLRMLLDSEGGGLFSGVLPLDAVPEYTLVVRYAGGVELEVEDPYRFLPALGELDLHLVREGRHEQLWRALGAEPMEHQGVAGTRFTVWAPNAQGVRVAGDFTFWDGTQFPMRSLGAAGVWELFLPGVGEGARYKFEITSRHGDRFLKADPMARRAEVPPDTASVVTASHYEWNDGRWMEQRGDTPVHEAPFSVYEVHLASWRPGLTYRQLAEELPAYVNDLGFTHVELMPVAEHPFGGSWGYQVTGFYAPTSRLGTPDDFRYLVDALHRAGIGVIMDWVPAHFPKDDWALGRFDGEPLYEPGDDRRAEHPDWGTYEFDYGRVEVRNFLVANAVYWCEEFHIDGLRVDAVASMLYLDYSRDSGQWTPNVFGGREDLDAMAFLQEMNATLYRRVPGIVTIAEESTAWNGVTRPTSDGGLGFGLKWNMGWMHDSLEYIKHEPVHRKYHHDEMTFSMVYAYSENYVLPISHDEVVHGKQALVSKMPGDWWQRRATHRAYLGFMWAHPGKQLLFMGQEFAQGAEWSEAHGPDWGLLDPGYGAEADHRGVRDLVRELNRQYLAAGALWERDTDPAGFAWVDGGAAEDNVFAFLRFAADGAPLLAVSNFSPVVRDEYRLGVPDDVPVWGEVLNTDAGRYGGGGVSNAGPVKPEAVAWHGRAASIRLTLPPLATIWLRPA; encoded by the coding sequence ATGGAGGTGGCGGACCGGGAGCGGCTGCTGTCGGGGACCCATCACGATCCGCACGCGCTGCTCGGGGCGCATCCGGTGGCGGAGGGTGTCATGGTCCGCGCGCTGCGGCCGTTCGCCGAGTCCGTGGCGGTGGCGCTGCCGGACGGGCTGCGGATGCTGCTGGACAGCGAGGGCGGTGGTCTGTTCTCCGGGGTGCTGCCCCTCGACGCGGTTCCCGAGTACACGTTGGTGGTCAGATACGCGGGCGGTGTCGAGCTGGAGGTGGAGGATCCGTACCGCTTCCTGCCCGCGCTCGGTGAGCTGGATCTGCATCTCGTGCGCGAGGGCCGGCACGAGCAGCTGTGGCGGGCCCTCGGCGCCGAGCCGATGGAGCACCAGGGTGTGGCGGGGACCCGCTTCACGGTGTGGGCGCCGAACGCGCAAGGGGTGCGGGTCGCCGGTGACTTCACGTTCTGGGACGGCACGCAGTTCCCGATGCGCTCGCTGGGCGCGGCCGGGGTGTGGGAGCTGTTCCTGCCCGGTGTCGGTGAGGGTGCGCGGTACAAGTTCGAGATCACGTCCCGGCACGGCGACCGGTTCCTGAAGGCGGACCCGATGGCCCGCCGCGCCGAGGTACCGCCGGACACGGCGTCCGTCGTCACCGCCTCGCACTACGAGTGGAACGACGGGCGGTGGATGGAGCAGCGCGGTGACACTCCGGTGCACGAGGCGCCGTTCTCCGTGTACGAGGTCCATCTCGCTTCCTGGCGACCGGGCCTGACGTATCGTCAGCTGGCGGAGGAGCTGCCCGCGTACGTCAACGACCTCGGTTTCACCCATGTCGAGCTGATGCCGGTCGCCGAGCATCCCTTCGGCGGCTCGTGGGGCTACCAGGTCACCGGTTTCTACGCGCCCACCTCACGGCTCGGCACCCCGGACGACTTCAGGTACCTCGTCGACGCGCTGCACCGGGCCGGTATCGGCGTGATCATGGACTGGGTGCCCGCGCACTTCCCGAAGGACGACTGGGCGCTCGGCCGCTTCGACGGGGAGCCGCTGTACGAGCCCGGGGACGACCGGCGGGCCGAGCACCCGGACTGGGGCACGTACGAGTTCGACTACGGCCGTGTGGAGGTGCGCAACTTCCTCGTCGCCAACGCCGTGTACTGGTGCGAGGAGTTCCACATCGACGGGCTGCGCGTCGACGCGGTGGCCTCCATGCTCTACCTCGACTACTCCCGTGACTCCGGTCAGTGGACGCCGAACGTCTTCGGCGGCCGGGAGGACCTCGACGCGATGGCCTTCCTCCAGGAGATGAACGCGACGCTGTACCGGCGGGTGCCGGGGATCGTGACCATCGCGGAGGAGTCGACCGCCTGGAACGGCGTGACCCGGCCGACCAGCGACGGCGGCCTCGGCTTCGGGCTGAAGTGGAACATGGGCTGGATGCACGACTCGCTGGAGTACATCAAGCACGAGCCCGTGCACCGCAAGTACCACCACGACGAGATGACGTTCTCGATGGTGTACGCGTACAGCGAGAACTACGTCCTGCCGATCTCGCACGACGAGGTCGTGCACGGCAAGCAGGCGCTGGTGTCGAAGATGCCCGGCGACTGGTGGCAGCGGCGCGCCACCCACCGCGCCTACCTGGGCTTCATGTGGGCCCATCCCGGCAAGCAACTGCTCTTCATGGGGCAGGAGTTCGCCCAGGGCGCCGAGTGGTCCGAGGCGCACGGGCCCGACTGGGGCCTGCTGGATCCCGGGTACGGGGCGGAGGCCGACCACCGGGGCGTACGTGACCTCGTGCGCGAGCTGAACCGTCAGTACCTGGCGGCCGGTGCGCTCTGGGAGCGGGACACCGATCCCGCCGGGTTCGCGTGGGTCGACGGTGGTGCGGCGGAGGACAACGTCTTCGCGTTCCTGCGCTTCGCGGCGGACGGGGCGCCGCTGCTCGCGGTCTCCAACTTCTCGCCGGTGGTGCGGGACGAGTATCGGCTCGGGGTGCCTGATGACGTGCCTGTCTGGGGGGAGGTTCTGAATACGGACGCGGGGCGGTATGGCGGGGGTGGTGTCTCCAACGCCGGTCCCGTGAAGCCGGAGGCGGTGGCGTGGCACGGTCGCGCGGCCAGCATCCGTCTGACCCTCCCGCCGCTCGCGACGATCTGGCTGCGTCCGGCGTAG
- a CDS encoding Gfo/Idh/MocA family protein — protein sequence MADNVSSWPHSPVKVGLVGAGPWARGVHAPVLAAGPETELTAVWARRPVAAQETAEPYGAVAVARFEELLDRCEAVAFAVPPDIQADLAARAAKAGKALLLEKPIGLDVPSARRLVDAIDEAGVVSQVVLTNRYHPVAQEFIRAARDIEVSGARSAGLSGAFLGGDFATPWRLEHGALLDIGPHILDLLDAAVGPVVRVRGTGDPRRWVELTCEHESGAVSQASLSGSVAVDPGIMRVELFGPRSGLVYDNADLDHDECWPVLRQAFASAVRTGVSGELDARRGLYLQELIAQAAAGVQG from the coding sequence GTGGCCGACAACGTCTCCTCCTGGCCCCACTCCCCCGTCAAGGTCGGCCTGGTCGGCGCCGGTCCCTGGGCGCGTGGCGTGCACGCGCCCGTACTCGCCGCCGGGCCCGAGACGGAGCTGACGGCGGTGTGGGCGCGGCGTCCCGTAGCGGCGCAGGAGACCGCCGAGCCGTACGGAGCCGTCGCCGTGGCGCGTTTCGAGGAGCTGCTCGACCGGTGCGAGGCGGTGGCCTTCGCGGTGCCGCCGGACATTCAGGCGGACCTCGCCGCGCGGGCGGCCAAGGCGGGCAAGGCCCTGCTGCTGGAGAAGCCGATCGGCCTCGACGTACCGTCCGCGCGGCGGCTCGTCGACGCGATCGACGAGGCGGGTGTCGTCTCGCAGGTGGTCCTGACCAACCGCTATCACCCCGTCGCGCAGGAGTTCATACGGGCCGCGCGGGACATCGAGGTGTCGGGCGCCCGCTCGGCCGGGCTGAGCGGCGCCTTCCTCGGCGGTGACTTCGCGACCCCCTGGCGTCTTGAGCACGGTGCGCTGCTGGATATCGGGCCCCACATCCTCGACCTGCTGGACGCCGCCGTCGGCCCCGTCGTGCGGGTCCGCGGCACCGGCGATCCGCGTCGGTGGGTGGAGCTCACCTGCGAGCACGAGAGCGGCGCGGTCAGCCAGGCCTCACTGTCCGGTTCGGTCGCCGTGGACCCCGGGATCATGCGGGTCGAGCTGTTCGGCCCCCGCTCCGGCCTTGTGTACGACAACGCGGACCTCGACCACGACGAGTGCTGGCCGGTCCTGCGCCAGGCCTTCGCCTCGGCGGTGCGCACGGGGGTGTCCGGCGAGCTGGACGCCCGCCGCGGCCTGTACCTCCAGGAACTGATCGCGCAGGCCGCGGCGGGCGTCCAGGGCTAG
- a CDS encoding DUF4180 domain-containing protein, with protein MNALRTIHDVPLFFCAAEGEPIGSERDALDVIGEASYQGARWAVVPAERLDETFFRLSTRVAGDIVQKFANYRLGLVVVGDISPHTADSSALRDFVRECNRGRQTWFVADADELDERLKG; from the coding sequence ATGAACGCCTTGCGGACGATCCATGACGTGCCCCTCTTCTTCTGCGCCGCCGAGGGCGAGCCCATCGGTAGCGAGAGGGACGCCCTGGACGTCATCGGTGAGGCCTCCTACCAGGGCGCGCGGTGGGCCGTCGTCCCGGCCGAGCGGCTGGACGAGACGTTCTTCCGGCTCAGCACGCGCGTCGCCGGGGACATCGTCCAGAAGTTCGCGAACTACCGCCTCGGACTCGTGGTCGTGGGGGACATCTCCCCTCACACGGCCGACAGTTCCGCGCTGCGCGACTTCGTGCGGGAGTGCAACCGGGGGCGGCAGACGTGGTTCGTCGCCGACGCGGACGAGCTGGACGAGCGGCTGAAGGGCTGA
- a CDS encoding MFS transporter gives MYLAIRMGVDTSRGSADDSAEPRTETGTEAGTGTGTGGPSRPADPGDGERDGNGPRNGWRRWAMDTRPLRRPAYRRLWSSTIVTAVGSQLTAVAVPKQIYDITGSSAWVGYASFAGLLPLVVFALWGGAIADTVDRRKLLLVTNTGIAVTSLLFWIQAVTGLGSVAVLMVLLAVQQAFFGLNSPARQASIARLVPKEELAAANALGSTVMQTGLVAGPLLAGALIPVVGLPELYLIDAVALCATVWAVYRLPALPPLATATAAAGRAGLKGIAEGFRYISLNQVLLLSFLADIIAMVFGMPRALFPQLAAQTYAPYGEGLALGLLFAAVPIGAVLGGLMSGTFSRARRHGLMVIVAVVAWGLAITGFGLSANLWVAVAFLAAAGVADMVSMVFRGAILLSAVTDELRGRMQGVFTVVVAGGPRLADVLHGTAGSALGARTAVAGGGLLVVVSMLVLAATMPALRRYSAST, from the coding sequence ATGTATCTAGCAATCAGGATGGGTGTGGACACCAGCAGGGGCAGTGCGGACGACAGTGCGGAACCCCGGACCGAGACCGGAACCGAGGCCGGGACCGGGACCGGGACCGGGGGACCCTCCCGCCCCGCGGATCCCGGCGACGGGGAGAGGGACGGGAACGGACCGCGCAACGGGTGGCGCCGCTGGGCCATGGACACCCGGCCGCTGCGCCGCCCCGCGTACCGCCGCCTGTGGTCCTCGACCATCGTCACCGCCGTGGGCAGCCAGCTCACCGCCGTCGCCGTACCCAAGCAGATCTACGACATCACCGGATCCTCCGCCTGGGTCGGCTACGCCAGCTTCGCGGGACTGCTGCCCCTCGTGGTCTTCGCGCTCTGGGGCGGGGCGATCGCGGACACCGTGGACCGGCGCAAGCTCCTCCTCGTCACCAACACCGGCATCGCCGTCACCTCCCTGCTCTTCTGGATCCAGGCCGTCACCGGACTCGGCTCGGTGGCCGTCCTGATGGTGCTCCTCGCCGTCCAGCAGGCGTTCTTCGGCCTCAACTCCCCGGCCCGGCAGGCGTCCATCGCCCGGCTCGTACCGAAGGAGGAGCTGGCCGCGGCGAACGCGCTCGGCTCGACCGTCATGCAGACCGGCCTGGTAGCGGGACCGCTGCTCGCCGGAGCGCTCATACCCGTCGTGGGCCTGCCCGAGCTCTACCTGATCGACGCCGTGGCCCTGTGCGCCACGGTGTGGGCCGTCTACCGGCTGCCCGCGCTGCCGCCCCTGGCCACCGCCACGGCGGCGGCCGGCCGGGCGGGGCTGAAGGGCATCGCGGAGGGCTTCCGCTACATCTCGCTCAACCAGGTGCTGCTGCTGTCCTTCCTCGCCGACATCATCGCGATGGTGTTCGGCATGCCCCGCGCGCTCTTCCCCCAGCTCGCCGCACAGACGTACGCGCCGTACGGCGAGGGCCTGGCGCTCGGCCTGCTCTTCGCTGCGGTCCCCATCGGCGCGGTGCTCGGCGGACTCATGTCGGGCACCTTCTCGCGGGCGCGCCGGCACGGCCTCATGGTCATCGTCGCGGTGGTCGCGTGGGGACTGGCCATCACCGGGTTCGGGCTGAGCGCCAACCTCTGGGTGGCCGTGGCGTTCCTCGCCGCCGCCGGAGTCGCCGACATGGTCTCCATGGTCTTCCGCGGCGCCATCCTCCTCTCGGCCGTCACCGACGAACTCCGGGGCCGGATGCAGGGCGTCTTCACGGTCGTCGTCGCGGGCGGCCCACGACTGGCCGACGTGCTGCACGGCACGGCCGGATCGGCGCTGGGTGCCCGTACGGCGGTCGCGGGCGGCGGCCTGCTAGTCGTCGTCTCCATGCTGGTCCTGGCGGCGACCATGCCCGCGCTGCGCCGCTACAGCGCCAGCACCTGA
- a CDS encoding TetR/AcrR family transcriptional regulator, whose amino-acid sequence MSSTDTPRRVPLTPAARRALAAAGRLFYERGIHAVGVDLIAAEAGVTKKTLYDRFGSKEQIVVEYLADRDERWRACLAARLDACAAPLDSVLTVFDVSREWMDANSPRGCSMVNAHAEIDDPSHPAYAIITGQKRWMLTLFTDLVRPLAPDAADSLGRSLMLLHEGALVAFGLRIFPGALEHAREQAAALLAR is encoded by the coding sequence ATGAGCAGCACGGACACCCCCCGCCGCGTACCGCTGACCCCTGCGGCCCGCCGCGCCCTGGCCGCGGCCGGGCGACTGTTCTACGAGCGCGGCATCCACGCCGTCGGCGTCGATCTGATCGCCGCCGAGGCCGGTGTCACGAAGAAGACGCTCTACGACCGGTTCGGCTCCAAGGAGCAGATCGTCGTCGAGTACCTCGCCGACCGGGACGAGCGCTGGCGCGCCTGCCTCGCCGCCCGCCTCGACGCCTGCGCGGCACCGCTGGACAGCGTTCTGACCGTCTTCGACGTGTCGCGCGAGTGGATGGACGCGAACAGCCCCAGGGGCTGCAGCATGGTCAACGCCCACGCGGAGATCGACGACCCGTCGCACCCCGCGTACGCGATCATCACCGGCCAGAAGCGGTGGATGCTCACCCTGTTCACCGATCTCGTACGCCCGCTCGCGCCCGACGCGGCCGACTCGCTGGGCCGGAGCCTGATGCTGCTCCACGAGGGCGCGCTCGTCGCCTTCGGCCTGCGCATCTTCCCCGGGGCGCTGGAGCACGCCCGCGAGCAGGCGGCGGCCCTCCTGGCGCGCTGA